The following coding sequences are from one Phenylobacterium glaciei window:
- the rplQ gene encoding 50S ribosomal protein L17, protein MRHGNAHRKLGRTSAHRTAMFANMAASLIKHEQIVTTLPKAKELRPVVEKLVTLAKRGDLHARRQAISKVRDVEQVGKLFAVIGPRYKARNGGYIRVLKAGFRYGDNAALAVIEFVDRDPSEKGKDSGPVQEASFTED, encoded by the coding sequence ATGCGCCACGGTAACGCCCACCGCAAACTGGGTCGGACTTCCGCCCACCGTACCGCCATGTTCGCCAATATGGCGGCGAGCCTGATCAAGCACGAGCAGATCGTGACCACCCTGCCCAAGGCTAAGGAACTCCGTCCCGTGGTCGAGAAGTTGGTGACGCTCGCCAAACGCGGCGACCTGCACGCCCGTCGTCAGGCCATCAGCAAGGTCCGCGACGTCGAACAGGTCGGCAAGCTCTTCGCCGTCATCGGTCCGCGCTACAAGGCCCGTAATGGTGGCTATATCCGCGTCCTGAAGGCCGGCTTCCGCTACGGCGACAACGCGGCCCTGGCCGTGATCGAGTTCGTCGACCGCGATCCGTCCGAAAAGGGCAAGGACTCCGGCCCGGTGCAGGAAGCTTCCTTCACCGAGGATTGA